The window TAGACGCCGACACGCTCTGCGCTGCTCAAGTCAGTGATCCCTTTCCACGATATAGCGCGCCACCGCGCGCAACACGTCGGCCTTTTCGCCGTAGCTCGCCAGATGCCCTATCGCCTGTTCGACAAGCATGCGCGCCTGTTCGCGGGCGCGCTCGGGGCCGAGCAGCGAGACGAACGTCTCCTTGCCCTTGCCCGCATCCTTGCCGACGGCCTTGCCCGCCACGTCGGCATCGCCTTCATGATCGATCAGATCGTCGGCGATCTGGAAGGCGAGGCCGATATCGCGCGCATAGCCACGCAAATGCGTGCGGCCTTCCGGCGCGACCTTGCCCAGAACGGCGCCCATCTCGACCGCCGCGCCGAGCAATGCCCCGGTCTTGAGCTGTTGCAGCCGCGTAACCGCCTGAAGATCGAACCCACCCTCTTCCGCGACCAGATCCATCATCTGGCCGCCTGCCATACCCTGCCAACCGGCAGCATGGGCCAGCGTGCGCACCAGTTCGACCTGCACGAAGGGATCGGGACTGGTCGCCGGGTCGGCGAGAATCTCAAAGGCGAAATCGTGAAGCGAATCGCCCGCCAGCACCGCCGTCGCTTCATCGAAGGCGAGGTGCAACGTCGGCTTGCCATG of the Novosphingobium sp. 9 genome contains:
- a CDS encoding polyprenyl synthetase family protein, whose product is MSGGSSINGTAGPEPILAEALAAIAADIDGAFDALLPVPGDARARLVEAMRYACIGGGKRLRPLLVSCVAAMYGVGREPAIRAGIALESIHVYSLIHDDLPCMDDDAMRHGKPTLHLAFDEATAVLAGDSLHDFAFEILADPATSPDPFVQVELVRTLAHAAGWQGMAGGQMMDLVAEEGGFDLQAVTRLQQLKTGALLGAAVEMGAVLGKVAPEGRTHLRGYARDIGLAFQIADDLIDHEGDADVAGKAVGKDAGKGKETFVSLLGPERAREQARMLVEQAIGHLASYGEKADVLRAVARYIVERDH